In one Mucilaginibacter ginsenosidivorax genomic region, the following are encoded:
- a CDS encoding IS1182 family transposase, which produces MQGKKVQQESLFIQFQLSDYVPADNFYRRLKGMLDLDFLYKATSKHYGKEGQKSIDPVVFMKLMLVGYLENINSDRRIITSSGMRMDILYFLGYNLGEDLPWHSTLSRTRKLFGEKVFLEIFKQVLKLCIDKGLISGKRQAVDSALIPANASKHSMVERIVMEDASVFSRELNDNIEDVPSKPETPKENNKNDQEKKDKKGPTNQTHYSPSDPDARLTTKPGKPMRLYYRAQMSVDTASHFITYIQAFKGNETDNTSLPVMLPQIMDNLSGGHVSPPREILADTGYSSGKAIRALTANKLKGYIPNPGSYKSSREDEGFKYDDKYDRYICLMGVQLPFRRVECAYNEPTVHKKIYESNISDCKNCPLKEICANKKGFKKLVDSADKPLYEYMRQRVESPKGKLMKSLRSSTVEPVFGSLINYTSLRRINTKGLKQANKGMLLAAAAYNIKKLLAYKPKRLKELKMPVIRAINDLFYRMYTLFTQHYLSNPMLSF; this is translated from the coding sequence ATGCAAGGGAAAAAGGTACAGCAGGAAAGCTTGTTCATTCAGTTTCAGCTTTCAGACTATGTTCCGGCCGATAATTTCTACCGTCGGCTGAAAGGAATGCTTGATTTGGATTTTTTATATAAAGCCACTTCAAAGCACTACGGTAAAGAAGGTCAAAAAAGCATAGATCCTGTCGTGTTTATGAAATTGATGCTGGTAGGTTACCTGGAAAATATCAATAGCGACCGTCGCATCATTACCTCGTCGGGAATGCGCATGGATATCCTTTATTTTCTTGGATACAATCTTGGCGAGGATTTGCCTTGGCACTCTACTCTAAGCCGTACCCGTAAGCTGTTTGGCGAGAAAGTTTTTCTTGAAATTTTTAAACAAGTGCTGAAGCTATGCATTGACAAAGGCTTGATTTCGGGCAAGCGGCAGGCTGTCGACAGTGCATTGATACCGGCAAATGCTTCCAAACATAGTATGGTTGAAAGGATTGTAATGGAAGATGCATCCGTTTTCAGCCGGGAACTCAATGATAATATAGAAGATGTGCCTTCGAAACCGGAAACGCCGAAAGAAAACAACAAGAATGACCAGGAGAAAAAGGATAAAAAAGGACCGACGAATCAAACACATTACAGTCCTTCAGATCCTGATGCCCGCTTAACCACTAAACCCGGAAAACCGATGAGGTTATATTACCGGGCACAGATGAGTGTGGATACCGCCAGTCACTTTATTACCTATATCCAGGCTTTTAAGGGGAATGAGACCGATAACACCAGCCTGCCGGTGATGTTGCCGCAGATCATGGACAACCTTTCCGGCGGTCATGTTTCGCCGCCCAGAGAAATCCTGGCAGATACAGGCTATAGCAGTGGCAAGGCTATCAGGGCTTTAACGGCAAACAAACTTAAAGGATATATACCTAACCCCGGAAGTTATAAATCTTCAAGGGAAGATGAAGGCTTTAAATATGATGACAAATATGACAGATACATTTGTTTAATGGGAGTACAGTTACCCTTCAGACGTGTCGAGTGTGCTTATAACGAACCAACAGTACATAAAAAGATCTATGAATCAAACATCAGCGATTGCAAGAACTGCCCCCTCAAAGAAATCTGTGCCAATAAAAAAGGGTTTAAAAAGCTGGTTGATTCGGCCGATAAGCCACTCTATGAATATATGCGGCAGCGAGTAGAAAGTCCCAAAGGTAAACTGATGAAGTCGCTACGCTCCAGTACCGTTGAGCCGGTCTTTGGTTCCTTAATTAACTATACCAGTTTAAGAAGGATAAATACTAAAGGTCTTAAACAAGCTAACAAAGGGATGCTTTTAGCTGCTGCCGCTTACAATATCAAAAAACTGCTCGCCTACAAACCCAAGCGGTTAAAAGAACTGAAAATGCCAGTCATAAGAGCAATAAACGACTTATTTTACCGAATGTATACTTTATTTACTCAGCATTATCTTTCAAATCCAATGCTATCGTTTTAA
- a CDS encoding TonB-dependent receptor domain-containing protein: MKLKLQFLLLFLLPITMVKAATIITDAGTGITGTVIDSVSQKPVDYATVSVFDQASNKVVNGTVTATDGKFTIDKLPAGTYRIRINFMGYANKTIANIKVESGMLKLGRILLSPDSKLLKEVQVTGKKALIEEKIDRTVYNAENDLTARGGDATDVMKRVPMVSVDLDGNVSVRGSSNIKVLINGKPSAMASASVSDALKQIPADLIKSVEVITSPSAKYDAEGSGGIINIILKQNTLQGLTLNLNAAAGTRGADLGLNGGYKTGKLTFSLGGFGRTGYNIPGEFNNSQTVTSLTNGDALQTTQSANTHNKYLFARYNAGLDYDISAHNSLSLGVVFGANNHPTVQDNFLTNSYLNDVLTGSSLQKNNITNNSNSVDATLTYTLTGKKPDREFSFLTEYSQNNRHNNFESIFLDQTDGASTGGLKNNNNSVNKELTLEADYQTPLAKNQLLEFGAKDIVRTVTSNYTYLSAADGSLDYQPVSSASLSNAFNYKQNVASGYVSFTFNPFKNYTIKAGTRYEYTSISADFQSGQAVNIPDYGILVPSLNISKKFDNGDMIKLGYNRRIQRPSIEFLNPNIQASNALNITSGNPGLQPEFTNNFELAYSTNIKSNHFNISAFMRNTNDAIQTIRSSSGDTIKTSYQNLGKQNAYGMSLSANLTLTSKLSLNGGLDMYYLDLDNQDPDPLFRASNHGWVANYRIFGSYDLSDKYSVQAFAFRRSRQIQLQGYQGSFGVYNLSFNRKFANKKGSIGIGADNFLTNGFRIPTVVNSGNINQNAVNIMHNRSIELTFTYKFGGLSAEKPKKPKKAINNDDLKEGSSNNNNN, from the coding sequence ATGAAACTAAAATTACAATTCCTGCTATTGTTCCTTTTACCAATCACTATGGTAAAGGCCGCTACTATAATTACCGATGCGGGCACCGGCATTACCGGTACCGTTATTGATTCAGTGAGCCAAAAACCGGTAGATTATGCTACCGTATCTGTTTTTGACCAGGCAAGTAATAAGGTTGTAAATGGCACCGTAACAGCTACCGATGGCAAATTTACCATTGATAAATTACCTGCGGGCACTTACCGCATAAGGATAAACTTTATGGGCTATGCCAATAAAACCATCGCCAATATTAAAGTTGAGAGTGGCATGCTTAAACTGGGCCGAATTTTACTTAGCCCCGATAGCAAATTGCTGAAAGAAGTACAGGTTACCGGCAAAAAAGCATTGATTGAAGAAAAGATAGACCGCACCGTATATAACGCCGAAAACGACCTTACCGCCCGCGGCGGCGATGCCACAGACGTAATGAAACGCGTGCCCATGGTATCTGTTGACCTTGATGGCAATGTAAGCGTGCGCGGCAGCTCAAATATTAAAGTGCTCATTAACGGCAAGCCTTCGGCCATGGCCTCGGCCAGCGTGTCCGACGCTTTAAAACAAATCCCTGCCGATTTGATTAAAAGCGTGGAGGTGATCACTTCGCCATCGGCCAAATACGATGCCGAAGGATCTGGCGGGATTATCAACATCATCCTGAAACAAAACACATTGCAGGGCCTTACCCTTAACCTGAATGCAGCCGCGGGTACACGCGGTGCCGATTTGGGCCTTAACGGCGGCTACAAAACCGGCAAGCTTACCTTTTCATTGGGTGGCTTTGGGCGTACTGGCTACAATATCCCCGGCGAGTTTAACAATAGCCAAACAGTAACCAGCCTTACTAACGGCGATGCCTTACAAACCACACAATCGGCCAATACACACAACAAATATTTGTTTGCCCGGTATAATGCCGGATTAGATTATGATATCAGCGCGCATAACTCGCTTAGCCTGGGGGTAGTATTTGGTGCCAACAACCACCCCACCGTACAGGACAACTTTTTAACCAACAGCTACCTGAATGATGTGCTTACCGGTTCGTCGCTGCAAAAAAACAATATCACCAACAATTCCAACTCGGTTGATGCCACCCTAACTTACACGCTCACCGGCAAAAAGCCCGACCGGGAGTTCAGTTTTTTGACCGAGTACAGCCAGAATAACCGCCACAACAACTTTGAAAGCATTTTTCTTGATCAAACAGATGGCGCATCAACGGGTGGTTTAAAAAACAATAACAACAGCGTTAATAAAGAACTTACCCTTGAGGCCGATTACCAAACGCCGCTTGCCAAAAACCAGCTGCTTGAATTTGGCGCCAAGGATATTGTAAGAACAGTAACCAGTAATTACACCTACCTATCGGCAGCCGATGGCTCGCTTGACTATCAGCCTGTATCATCGGCCAGCCTGTCAAACGCGTTTAATTACAAGCAAAATGTGGCATCGGGATACGTGTCATTTACCTTTAACCCCTTTAAAAATTACACCATTAAGGCCGGTACCCGGTACGAGTACACCTCCATCAGCGCCGATTTTCAGAGCGGGCAGGCAGTCAACATCCCCGATTATGGCATATTGGTGCCCAGCCTTAACATCAGCAAAAAGTTTGATAACGGCGACATGATTAAACTGGGCTACAACCGCCGCATACAGCGCCCATCTATCGAGTTTTTAAATCCCAATATACAGGCGTCCAATGCGCTAAATATAACCAGCGGTAACCCCGGCCTGCAACCCGAGTTTACCAATAATTTTGAGCTGGCCTACAGCACCAATATCAAGAGCAACCATTTCAATATTTCGGCTTTTATGCGCAATACCAATGATGCTATCCAAACCATCCGGTCAAGCAGCGGCGATACCATAAAAACAAGCTATCAAAATTTGGGCAAGCAAAATGCCTATGGCATGAGCTTATCGGCCAACCTTACGCTCACCAGCAAACTAAGTCTCAATGGCGGCCTTGATATGTACTATTTAGATTTGGATAACCAGGACCCCGACCCGCTTTTCCGCGCGTCAAACCATGGCTGGGTGGCCAACTACCGCATATTTGGCAGCTATGACCTGTCAGACAAGTACTCGGTACAGGCATTTGCCTTTCGCCGCTCGCGCCAAATACAGCTACAGGGTTACCAGGGCAGTTTCGGGGTATATAATTTAAGCTTTAACCGGAAGTTTGCCAACAAAAAAGGAAGCATCGGGATTGGTGCAGATAACTTCCTGACTAATGGTTTCAGGATACCAACAGTTGTTAATTCGGGCAACATTAATCAGAATGCGGTAAACATTATGCACAACCGCAGTATCGAACTTACATTTACTTATAAGTTTGGAGGCCTTTCGGCAGAGAAGCCTAAGAAACCCAAAAAGGCCATTAACAATGATGACTTGAAGGAAGGCAGCAGCAATAATAATAACAATTAA
- a CDS encoding PAS domain S-box protein, with translation MRHGALRIAIIYIIISLLWITFSDRLLFYLEHNFTGEQVLLISSAKGYFFVIASGFFLYYLIKKNDTKLKQSETQYRSMYQSNPVPMWIYDDKLNIVSVNDAAVSTYGYSRDEFLTKSILDIRPAEDTERLIGAAGRLSASLNLNGNWRHIKKDGSIIHVSVTSHKITFNNNPNVMVMVRDMTEQLLFEQRLEKINQDILSKKQNLRETQLISKVGGWEYFPDTRKLLWSDELYTLTGINRDHEREPFDIYLEHVFPEDRPMMIAGLNDLMTHGKTLDVTHRTKVLNGETRYMRQLARLETVPGMPLKVIGSMQDITELKELEVEKNRHLSNLENTLNSISDAFFALDYNMCITRINQAFEDIVGGRFAKIVGESIFTLFPKERNRMYPYYQKALEERVIVKIEEYSLVLNKWIRLAAYPTDDGVAVYFSDITENKLKDTKLKEAVERYELLAQATKDVIYDLNIPADTIVYNASLMQLIDVAYHQIVYNLAWWRQLIHPDDVEEVLTSQQKIRNEGKTNWACEYRINCGNGVYKYIMDQGYFIYNEQKEPVRLIGVIKDINDLKQSIQENKRQNEFLKEIAWLSSHEIRRPVATMLGLMTLADMADSAEDKEEIFALLKITLNEMDGIVYQIHSKIDDAVDLS, from the coding sequence ATGCGGCATGGTGCTTTACGGATAGCCATTATTTATATCATTATCAGTTTGCTCTGGATCACTTTTAGTGATCGTTTGCTGTTTTATCTGGAGCATAATTTTACCGGTGAGCAGGTTTTACTTATCAGCAGTGCCAAAGGGTATTTTTTTGTAATAGCCAGCGGGTTCTTTTTGTATTACCTGATAAAAAAGAACGACACGAAGTTAAAACAAAGCGAAACGCAGTACCGCAGTATGTACCAGAGTAACCCGGTGCCTATGTGGATATATGACGATAAATTAAACATAGTTTCGGTTAATGATGCCGCTGTTAGCACCTACGGTTACAGCCGCGACGAGTTTTTAACAAAAAGTATCCTGGATATTCGCCCGGCCGAAGATACTGAAAGGTTGATTGGGGCTGCCGGACGTTTATCGGCCAGTTTGAATTTGAACGGCAACTGGCGGCATATTAAAAAAGATGGCAGCATTATTCATGTAAGCGTTACATCGCATAAAATAACTTTCAATAATAACCCAAATGTGATGGTAATGGTTCGGGATATGACCGAGCAGTTATTATTTGAGCAGAGGTTAGAGAAGATAAACCAGGATATTTTAAGTAAGAAACAAAACTTAAGAGAAACGCAACTGATATCAAAGGTTGGCGGCTGGGAATATTTTCCGGATACCCGGAAGCTGCTATGGTCGGATGAGTTGTACACGCTTACCGGTATCAATCGGGATCATGAGCGTGAACCTTTTGATATTTACCTGGAACATGTTTTTCCGGAAGACAGGCCAATGATGATTGCCGGCCTTAATGATTTAATGACCCATGGCAAAACGCTTGATGTTACTCACCGGACAAAAGTGCTTAATGGCGAGACCCGGTATATGCGGCAACTGGCCCGTTTAGAAACCGTGCCGGGCATGCCGCTAAAGGTAATTGGCTCGATGCAGGACATTACCGAGTTAAAGGAGCTGGAAGTAGAAAAAAACAGGCATTTAAGCAACCTTGAAAATACCCTGAATAGTATTAGTGATGCTTTTTTTGCATTAGACTATAACATGTGCATTACCCGTATTAACCAGGCTTTTGAAGACATTGTAGGCGGCAGATTTGCCAAAATTGTTGGCGAAAGTATTTTTACGCTATTCCCCAAAGAGCGAAACCGCATGTATCCTTATTATCAAAAAGCGCTGGAGGAGCGGGTGATAGTAAAAATAGAGGAATATTCGCTGGTATTAAACAAATGGATAAGGCTGGCTGCCTACCCAACCGACGATGGCGTTGCGGTTTATTTTTCGGATATAACCGAAAACAAACTAAAAGATACTAAGTTAAAGGAGGCTGTTGAACGGTATGAACTGCTGGCACAGGCAACCAAAGATGTGATTTATGATTTAAATATACCCGCAGATACTATTGTTTACAACGCCAGTTTAATGCAATTAATTGATGTTGCTTATCACCAGATAGTTTATAACCTGGCATGGTGGCGCCAGCTCATCCACCCAGATGATGTTGAAGAAGTATTAACAAGCCAGCAAAAAATCAGAAACGAAGGCAAAACAAACTGGGCCTGCGAATACCGCATAAATTGCGGCAATGGCGTTTATAAATATATTATGGACCAGGGCTATTTTATTTATAATGAACAAAAGGAGCCGGTAAGGCTGATAGGGGTTATTAAAGACATCAACGATTTAAAGCAATCCATCCAGGAAAATAAGCGGCAGAATGAATTTTTAAAAGAAATAGCATGGCTAAGCTCGCATGAGATCAGGCGGCCGGTTGCCACCATGCTGGGCCTGATGACACTGGCAGATATGGCCGACAGTGCAGAAGATAAGGAGGAAATATTTGCATTGCTTAAAATTACCCTGAACGAGATGGATGGCATTGTTTACCAAATACACAGCAAGATAGATGATGCTGTGGATTTATCGTAA
- a CDS encoding gliding motility-associated C-terminal domain-containing protein — MTLHRIARFILLLLAAFIAIPQANAQQGVALVSAHHLSSRKAVLKTSASRKKIINVAPIFSFDYPDVLPKCDNVPLTLQVQGHPEYLYRWYKDGVLTTNVTTLYPIQVTGKYRAEISSEKDVWVSTKEVQVNVIYLPEPQILPDQPTHCGGSNAILNSNLPASSDYSLNWYLNGHELTQFTNKASISVSELGTYMLTVRNPINTCSKESPVYHLVFTPAPTFTFNYPGDVNVCQGGTAVLTVGGDIAYQYRWYKDGVLTGNLSQTLTTTQNGKYKVEVSTCPGTWIPSKEVQVNVYNLPTPVITPDKVSYCTGDLARLDAGITTDAAYSITWQRDGTTVTAWQNKPTVTTTDAGNYSVIVTSTALGTCVVNSAAYRLAFNPLPTVSITQAVTTKLCEGQPLELTAVHSAGSTVSWSTGETTDKISVSTTGTYSVTATSAAGCQAVAGIDLQFLPVAILNMADTSFCTYTGAPVTITAPTGFSKYTWNGVDGGNTFIADRPQTISLSVINANGCPSDKVIHVISSCPDIHIPSAFTPNGDGKNDTWNITGLETDASVLVKVFNRYGSIVFRSTGTTASWNGRKNGQPVPAGVYYYVISGKNGKQLFSGSITLLN, encoded by the coding sequence TTGACTTTACACCGTATAGCCAGGTTTATACTATTGTTACTGGCTGCCTTTATCGCTATTCCTCAAGCCAATGCCCAACAAGGCGTGGCACTCGTGTCGGCCCACCATTTGTCGTCACGCAAGGCTGTTTTGAAAACGTCTGCAAGCCGCAAAAAAATTATTAATGTAGCGCCTATATTTAGTTTTGATTATCCCGATGTTTTGCCCAAGTGCGATAATGTGCCTTTAACGCTGCAGGTACAAGGCCATCCCGAATACCTGTACCGGTGGTATAAGGATGGTGTACTAACTACCAATGTTACCACACTATATCCCATACAGGTAACAGGAAAATACCGGGCCGAAATTAGCTCCGAAAAAGATGTATGGGTATCAACAAAAGAAGTGCAGGTTAATGTAATTTATCTTCCGGAACCACAGATACTGCCCGATCAGCCTACCCATTGCGGAGGCAGCAACGCCATTTTAAATTCAAATTTACCTGCCAGCAGTGACTACTCATTAAACTGGTACCTTAACGGGCATGAGCTTACGCAGTTTACTAACAAGGCATCAATAAGCGTGAGCGAGTTGGGAACCTATATGCTTACAGTGCGCAACCCTATTAATACCTGTTCCAAGGAGTCGCCGGTATATCATCTTGTATTTACGCCTGCTCCCACCTTTACATTTAATTATCCCGGCGATGTAAACGTTTGCCAGGGGGGTACAGCAGTGTTAACAGTTGGGGGCGATATTGCTTATCAATATCGTTGGTACAAGGACGGCGTGCTTACCGGTAATTTATCTCAAACACTTACAACAACCCAAAACGGCAAATATAAAGTGGAGGTAAGCACCTGCCCGGGTACCTGGATACCATCAAAAGAGGTACAGGTAAACGTTTACAACCTGCCAACACCGGTAATTACGCCCGATAAAGTAAGCTATTGCACAGGCGATTTAGCCCGGCTTGATGCCGGTATTACTACCGATGCCGCTTATTCCATTACCTGGCAACGCGATGGCACCACGGTAACCGCCTGGCAAAACAAGCCAACCGTTACTACAACCGATGCCGGTAATTATTCGGTAATTGTTACCAGTACAGCGCTGGGCACCTGCGTGGTTAATTCGGCAGCATATCGGTTGGCCTTTAATCCATTGCCCACGGTGAGCATTACCCAGGCCGTTACAACTAAATTATGCGAAGGACAACCGCTGGAGCTTACTGCAGTTCATAGCGCGGGCAGCACGGTCAGTTGGTCAACCGGCGAAACTACCGATAAAATTAGCGTAAGTACCACGGGCACTTACAGCGTAACGGCAACTTCGGCAGCGGGCTGCCAGGCAGTTGCGGGTATCGACCTACAGTTTTTACCGGTAGCTATTCTTAATATGGCCGATACCTCATTTTGCACTTATACCGGCGCGCCGGTTACCATAACCGCGCCCACGGGTTTTTCAAAATATACATGGAACGGTGTTGACGGCGGCAATACGTTTATTGCAGATCGCCCGCAAACAATAAGTCTTAGCGTAATAAATGCCAACGGCTGCCCCAGCGATAAGGTGATACATGTAATAAGTTCGTGCCCGGATATTCATATCCCATCGGCATTTACACCCAATGGCGATGGTAAAAATGATACATGGAACATTACAGGGCTGGAGACAGATGCATCGGTACTGGTAAAAGTATTTAATCGCTACGGATCAATAGTTTTCCGGAGCACCGGGACTACAGCATCGTGGAATGGCAGAAAGAACGGACAACCTGTGCCGGCAGGCGTTTACTACTACGTTATATCGGGCAAAAACGGCAAACAATTGTTTTCAGGATCTATTACCTTACTGAATTAG
- a CDS encoding ATP-binding protein: protein MDKITDKYHQPVNTDPKRQDLLFDLKEVSKRTYQLGLSALSLGVFLSVYDAFIGMYVSSFLLACFCLAILMFVVLKWQDAIKDLTISIFSVICGLLICLVLLEGLQTDQYLYFFPALIAVPLVVDLKHKQGKKPGIFVGIMIFAFVACIVIGNYVPPLADFTAGQSARLALVNRFTALGSTIVLAALYTFFEKKYIEEIVSQSDRVINTKTQFLATMGHELRTPLNGIIGIVNLLKQENSATRQAEYISILQSSADHMLQQVNDILDFNKIEAGKLELHPITINLSNFLLNVCLPFKVLSANSNVEVLADIDRQLDILVLADDMRLTQVLNNIFANALKFTGNGYVKLKATCLKKNDKQIAVDFVIEDTGIGIDKADQEKIFEGFWQVYHEGTRELTGTGLGLTICNRILQLMGAKLSLESEKGRGSKFSFGLTFNIAHVAPLPIPLKPVADNGDLKLLRVLLAEDNKINMMVAKKALTSFGATVDAAYDGVEALARLEDFPHYDIVLLDLEMPVMNGYEAVFEIKKKYPLVPVIAFTASLVDQKMLADLLASGFNDCILKPFNPQQLSTVIKKHTGVKEGV from the coding sequence ATGGATAAAATTACCGATAAATACCATCAGCCGGTTAATACAGACCCTAAGCGGCAGGATCTTTTGTTTGATTTAAAGGAAGTATCCAAACGCACTTACCAGCTGGGATTGTCGGCCTTGTCGCTTGGGGTGTTTTTATCGGTTTATGATGCTTTTATCGGCATGTATGTGTCGTCGTTTTTGCTGGCTTGCTTTTGCCTGGCTATTTTAATGTTTGTGGTACTAAAGTGGCAGGATGCCATTAAAGATCTTACCATATCTATATTTTCGGTCATCTGCGGACTGCTAATATGCCTGGTGCTGCTGGAGGGGTTGCAAACCGACCAGTACCTTTACTTTTTTCCGGCCCTTATAGCAGTACCCCTGGTTGTCGACCTAAAGCATAAGCAGGGTAAAAAGCCAGGCATTTTTGTGGGCATTATGATATTTGCCTTTGTTGCCTGTATTGTTATTGGTAACTATGTGCCCCCGCTGGCTGATTTTACCGCCGGCCAATCGGCCCGGTTGGCCCTGGTTAACCGCTTCACCGCGCTTGGCTCAACCATTGTGCTGGCGGCGCTGTACACGTTTTTCGAAAAAAAGTATATAGAAGAGATAGTTAGCCAAAGTGATAGGGTTATCAATACCAAAACCCAGTTCCTGGCCACCATGGGGCACGAGCTGCGCACGCCCTTAAACGGCATCATCGGTATTGTAAACCTGCTGAAGCAGGAGAACTCGGCCACGCGGCAGGCCGAGTATATCAGTATCCTCCAAAGCTCGGCCGATCATATGCTGCAGCAGGTAAATGATATCCTCGATTTTAACAAGATAGAGGCCGGCAAACTGGAACTGCACCCCATCACCATCAATTTAAGCAACTTTTTGCTCAATGTATGTCTACCTTTTAAAGTGCTATCGGCAAACAGTAATGTTGAGGTACTGGCCGATATTGACCGCCAACTGGATATCCTGGTACTGGCCGATGATATGCGCCTTACACAGGTGCTCAACAATATTTTTGCCAACGCCCTTAAATTTACCGGCAACGGCTACGTAAAGCTAAAAGCTACCTGCCTTAAAAAAAACGACAAGCAAATAGCCGTCGACTTTGTGATTGAAGATACCGGCATCGGCATTGATAAGGCCGACCAGGAGAAGATTTTTGAGGGCTTTTGGCAGGTGTACCACGAGGGCACCCGCGAGCTTACCGGCACCGGCCTTGGCCTTACTATTTGTAACCGCATATTACAGCTGATGGGGGCCAAGCTATCCCTCGAAAGCGAAAAAGGCAGGGGCAGCAAGTTTTCGTTCGGCTTAACCTTTAACATTGCCCATGTGGCGCCGCTTCCTATACCGCTAAAGCCGGTAGCCGACAATGGCGATCTTAAATTACTAAGGGTGCTGCTGGCCGAGGATAACAAAATAAACATGATGGTAGCCAAAAAGGCCCTCACCAGCTTTGGCGCCACGGTTGATGCCGCCTACGATGGCGTGGAAGCCCTGGCCCGACTGGAAGATTTCCCCCATTATGACATTGTCCTGCTCGACCTGGAAATGCCCGTAATGAACGGCTACGAAGCCGTTTTCGAAATCAAAAAGAAATACCCCCTGGTACCCGTCATCGCCTTCACCGCCTCCCTTGTAGACCAAAAAATGCTCGCCGACCTGCTGGCCAGCGGCTTTAACGATTGCATCCTCAAGCCCTTCAACCCGCAGCAACTATCAACCGTTATTAAAAAACATACCGGGGTTAAAGAAGGGGTGTAG
- a CDS encoding ligand-binding sensor domain-containing protein yields MKLMLTLLYPSKTGKLLVLTCFLVFVFPAVVCAQNLFLQKIELCSAENYCIDCGSPKATCSQFTLDQLCDRINRKYSFKDANGSLTFQVLVEPSGFSCVLSHTDVTNSPLTADIIRLLNGSLWKAAVDHGKRVASSVNVQFKIAFGRISAQMLRMDLEQMKPPGPPTIYNTSTQYTNPSLNSYEFTKWTRYDSPLPDNVSQSSAVDATDVLWYATAHGLTRFDGTTFNPVNEYNSPFTSETAVQEITVDKENAKWAYIDNGIYKCTDAGWQVYDFKKFIKSPVTHIIKSRNGELLFTTKDGMVVVRKDKVVVLNKKTIPLLPSSNVTFAYVDNRKRLWIGTSKGTILIEKDLLPTTFTTSDTPLKNASISGAAEDEQGNLYFSLISTNKAAADDDNEGIAVLRPDGTWLHLTDKNSGMPSNHVTSIMYDKFEHVLWLGTDQSGLVRYDLKNSWENYNNANSPAPGFKIYQVVQDSKGVIYVTTANGLLRIRKRGTF; encoded by the coding sequence ATGAAATTAATGCTGACATTGTTATACCCATCCAAAACCGGTAAGCTATTGGTGCTTACATGCTTTTTAGTTTTCGTATTTCCCGCGGTAGTTTGCGCGCAAAATCTTTTTTTGCAAAAGATTGAACTGTGCAGCGCCGAAAATTATTGCATCGACTGCGGCAGCCCCAAAGCTACCTGTAGCCAGTTTACGCTCGACCAGCTATGCGACCGTATTAACCGCAAGTATTCGTTTAAAGATGCCAACGGGTCATTAACCTTCCAGGTATTGGTTGAGCCTTCGGGTTTTAGCTGTGTACTAAGCCATACCGATGTAACCAACAGCCCACTTACCGCCGATATCATTCGCCTGCTGAACGGCAGCTTGTGGAAGGCCGCTGTTGACCATGGCAAACGCGTGGCATCATCGGTAAATGTGCAGTTTAAAATAGCTTTTGGCCGTATTTCGGCCCAGATGCTGCGGATGGACCTCGAGCAGATGAAGCCGCCCGGCCCGCCAACTATTTATAATACCAGTACCCAGTATACCAACCCATCGCTCAACAGCTACGAATTTACCAAATGGACGCGCTACGATTCGCCCCTGCCCGATAACGTGAGCCAATCAAGCGCGGTTGACGCTACCGACGTGCTTTGGTACGCCACCGCCCACGGCCTTACCCGTTTTGATGGCACCACCTTTAACCCGGTTAATGAATACAACTCGCCCTTTACATCCGAAACGGCTGTACAGGAAATTACCGTCGACAAGGAAAACGCCAAATGGGCCTACATTGATAACGGTATTTACAAATGCACCGATGCCGGCTGGCAGGTGTACGATTTTAAAAAGTTTATAAAAAGCCCGGTTACCCACATCATAAAAAGCCGCAACGGCGAACTGCTGTTTACCACCAAAGATGGCATGGTAGTGGTACGCAAAGATAAAGTGGTGGTGCTTAACAAGAAAACCATCCCGCTGCTGCCCTCAAGCAACGTAACTTTTGCTTATGTGGATAACCGCAAACGCCTGTGGATTGGTACATCAAAAGGCACCATCCTTATCGAGAAAGACCTGCTGCCTACCACATTTACCACATCTGATACGCCACTGAAAAACGCCAGCATATCCGGCGCAGCCGAAGATGAACAGGGCAACCTCTATTTCTCATTAATAAGCACCAACAAAGCCGCTGCCGATGATGATAACGAAGGCATCGCGGTATTACGCCCCGATGGCACGTGGCTGCATTTAACCGACAAAAATTCGGGCATGCCATCAAACCACGTAACCAGCATTATGTACGATAAGTTTGAACACGTACTATGGCTGGGCACCGATCAATCGGGCCTGGTGCGGTACGATTTAAAAAACAGCTGGGAAAACTACAACAACGCCAACTCGCCCGCTCCCGGCTTCAAAATTTACCAGGTGGTGCAGGATTCCAAAGGAGTTATTTATGTTACAACAGCCAATGGTTTGCTGAGGATAAGAAAAAGAGGGACGTTTTGA